In Litorimonas taeanensis, one DNA window encodes the following:
- the rpsP gene encoding 30S ribosomal protein S16: MALKLRLARHGAKKRPYYRIVAADSRAPRDGRFIDIVGRYNPMLPKDSEDRVQLDVEKCKEWLSKGAQPTERVARFLGAAGLWEWKAGNNPQKGKPGQKAVEREEERKEKAEARAAAEAEAKEAAAEAKKAAEAAAKEATEAAPAEEAPAEEAKSEE, translated from the coding sequence ATGGCTCTCAAACTAAGACTGGCCCGTCACGGCGCCAAAAAACGTCCTTACTACCGCATCGTTGCTGCGGATTCTCGCGCGCCGCGTGATGGTCGTTTCATCGACATCGTCGGTCGTTACAACCCAATGCTTCCAAAAGACTCAGAAGACCGCGTACAGTTAGACGTCGAAAAGTGTAAAGAATGGCTTTCAAAAGGCGCACAGCCAACAGAGCGCGTTGCACGTTTTCTTGGCGCCGCTGGCCTTTGGGAATGGAAAGCTGGAAACAATCCTCAAAAAGGTAAGCCTGGCCAAAAAGCTGTAGAGCGAGAAGAAGAGCGTAAAGAGAAAGCTGAAGCCCGCGCCGCCGCCGAAGCAGAAGCAAAAGAAGCCGCTGCTGAAGCTAAAAAAGCAGCTGAAGCGGCTGCAAAAGAAGCCACTGAAGCCGCGCCTGCTGAAGAAGCGCCTGCTGAAGAAGCTAAATCAGAAGAATAG
- a CDS encoding DUF2853 family protein: protein MSTKTLEKKLKPLTTARRAYIGLHGFAYDRAKLRSDQASTLVKNLFETCVSHGEKVETQFNTLSSTVKTDVSEKLKFKMPKRAFKTSNSTKKVAELEAKIERLNAQIDKLSKPMAKKAKPQKTQPAKAAVTKNVQKETPAPKTQPASATADTDKYAPYLADVQRFDAAADISVVRKIVIHCGIALRNNDGRFVACSDETERHTVRNSWLIKKLGLEDETDILDAKVQAVCETMKSDNKKNRVTFYYLLAKNEGRLASL from the coding sequence ATGTCGACCAAGACTCTTGAGAAAAAGCTTAAGCCTCTTACGACGGCGCGCCGCGCCTATATCGGCCTACATGGTTTTGCATATGACCGTGCTAAATTACGAAGCGATCAGGCCAGCACGCTCGTTAAAAACCTATTCGAAACCTGTGTCTCTCATGGAGAAAAAGTCGAAACTCAGTTCAATACTCTGTCTTCCACAGTCAAAACGGATGTCTCTGAAAAACTGAAGTTCAAAATGCCGAAACGCGCTTTTAAGACGTCAAATTCCACTAAAAAAGTCGCTGAACTGGAAGCTAAAATTGAACGCTTAAACGCGCAGATTGATAAATTATCTAAGCCAATGGCCAAAAAAGCTAAGCCTCAAAAAACCCAGCCCGCAAAAGCGGCGGTTACCAAAAATGTTCAAAAGGAAACGCCTGCACCAAAAACCCAGCCTGCCTCAGCCACAGCAGACACTGATAAATACGCCCCTTACCTCGCGGATGTTCAGCGTTTTGACGCCGCAGCGGATATATCTGTTGTGCGTAAAATCGTCATCCATTGCGGTATCGCACTCCGTAATAATGACGGTCGTTTTGTAGCCTGCTCAGACGAGACAGAACGTCACACAGTACGCAATAGTTGGCTCATTAAGAAATTGGGCCTCGAAGATGAAACCGACATCTTAGACGCCAAGGTACAGGCCGTTTGCGAAACAATGAAATCAGACAATAAAAAGAACCGCGTCACGTTTTATTATCTTCTTGCGAAAAATGAAGGGCGATTAGCGTCGCTTTAA
- a CDS encoding redoxin family protein, with protein MTKLSRTLSLALIASTLSFAGTASAKIATGSTVSNMTVTDSNGMTHNLSDYKGKKVILEWTNDGCPYVQKHYETGNMQAIQKEATADSDTVWLSVISSAPGKQGHVSGAEANNLTVTRDAAPSAVVLDPEGTMGKAFNAKTTPHMYIIDADQTLVYQGAIDDNRSAKHSTVATAKNYVKAALADMEAGRPIAESDTAPYGCSVKYKS; from the coding sequence ATGACAAAATTATCACGCACTTTATCCCTAGCCCTAATTGCAAGCACTCTAAGTTTTGCCGGGACAGCGAGCGCCAAAATCGCAACAGGTTCCACAGTTTCCAACATGACGGTCACAGATTCTAACGGCATGACGCATAATCTATCGGATTATAAAGGTAAAAAAGTCATCCTAGAATGGACGAATGATGGCTGTCCTTATGTTCAAAAACATTATGAAACTGGGAATATGCAAGCCATACAAAAAGAAGCCACAGCGGATAGCGACACAGTTTGGCTCTCAGTCATTTCTAGCGCGCCCGGTAAGCAAGGCCATGTATCTGGCGCCGAAGCCAATAATTTGACTGTGACAAGAGACGCTGCGCCAAGTGCTGTTGTGCTTGATCCAGAAGGTACAATGGGTAAGGCGTTCAACGCCAAAACAACGCCGCATATGTATATCATCGATGCTGACCAAACTTTGGTGTATCAAGGTGCGATTGATGATAACCGCAGCGCGAAACATTCAACAGTCGCCACAGCGAAAAATTACGTCAAGGCGGCTCTTGCAGATATGGAAGCGGGTCGACCTATCGCAGAGTCAGACACGGCGCCTTATGGGTGTTCAGTAAAATATAAGAGCTAG
- a CDS encoding protein-disulfide reductase DsbD family protein, giving the protein MKAFLLSLFAFLISILPLTALTAHAAESAEIDTGKVVASLVSSHDSAAPGETIHVALRTVLDKGWHTYWRNPGDSGEPVQLDWVLGAGWEVGEIVWPLPMTLPTGPIINYGFEGAPLFPVTLKVPETAAIGTVETIEVDFYYLVCKDVCIPENGVASIDLRIGENVKDVLWEALINEAITQAPKPVSVKAGVSKTNDTATITVTELPEGDFSNAYFFPFDQGILMHSEPQKVELGTKGIALTSPSDYAWDEGLPDTLSGVLSYEQNGRSVGAEIALTVGDNLDVGLSPAKGQLAESNIGLVGAIFAALLGGLILNLMPCVFPIISMKALSIAKTAHGERTVIRREAWAYTAGVIATFIALTLLLLGLKAAGNEIGWGFQLQSPPVVALLALLLFVIGLNLLGLFEFGARLQNTGSGIAAKGGLKGSFFTGLLAVIVATPCTAPFMAGAVGYALAQPALVTIAVFMALAIGFALPFLIMAYVPGLLKALPKPGPWMVRFKEFLAFPMFAAAIWLVWVLTMQAGSGGMIAILIAMLLVGFALWLFRVQNYVSKGLAIILCLAAIVLCLTLTTESDTDTVLEKQAWSPEKVEALRAEGRPVFVDFTAAWCVTCKVNEKLVLDKEKTKALFKETNTAFLIADWTNKDDVIAAELESYGRAGVPLYLMFSPHGSSDSNNSVRAEVLPQVLSYNVLKTAIEEAQ; this is encoded by the coding sequence ATGAAAGCTTTTCTTCTCAGCCTATTTGCGTTTTTAATTTCAATCTTACCGCTGACGGCCTTGACGGCTCATGCAGCGGAAAGCGCTGAGATTGATACAGGTAAAGTTGTGGCTTCGCTTGTTAGTTCCCATGACAGTGCGGCCCCAGGGGAGACCATTCATGTGGCTCTGCGTACCGTATTAGATAAAGGTTGGCACACATATTGGCGTAATCCCGGCGATAGTGGTGAGCCCGTTCAGCTCGACTGGGTGTTAGGCGCGGGCTGGGAGGTCGGAGAGATAGTTTGGCCCTTGCCAATGACCCTGCCGACAGGCCCCATCATCAATTATGGTTTTGAGGGCGCGCCGCTCTTTCCTGTGACTTTAAAAGTGCCAGAAACAGCCGCAATAGGTACGGTTGAAACGATTGAAGTCGATTTTTATTATCTCGTTTGTAAAGATGTATGTATTCCCGAAAATGGCGTTGCGTCTATTGATTTGCGCATTGGTGAAAACGTCAAAGACGTTTTGTGGGAAGCGCTCATTAACGAAGCGATTACTCAGGCCCCCAAGCCTGTTTCGGTAAAGGCTGGCGTTTCGAAAACAAATGATACAGCCACCATCACGGTAACAGAGTTGCCGGAAGGTGATTTTTCTAACGCATATTTTTTCCCTTTTGATCAGGGAATCCTGATGCATTCAGAGCCGCAAAAAGTGGAGCTGGGGACTAAGGGTATCGCTTTAACGAGCCCATCAGATTATGCGTGGGATGAGGGCCTGCCAGATACACTATCAGGCGTTCTATCTTATGAACAAAACGGCCGATCTGTCGGGGCTGAGATAGCCTTAACAGTCGGGGACAATTTGGATGTTGGCCTAAGCCCTGCAAAAGGACAATTGGCAGAGAGCAATATCGGCCTTGTTGGAGCAATATTCGCGGCGCTTTTGGGCGGCTTAATCTTAAATCTAATGCCCTGTGTTTTTCCTATCATTTCTATGAAAGCGCTCAGCATTGCAAAAACAGCGCATGGTGAACGTACTGTCATTCGGCGTGAAGCTTGGGCCTATACAGCTGGCGTGATAGCGACATTTATAGCCCTCACGCTTTTACTATTAGGGTTGAAAGCCGCCGGAAATGAAATTGGTTGGGGTTTCCAGTTACAATCACCGCCCGTTGTGGCGCTCTTGGCTTTGCTCCTCTTTGTAATTGGGTTGAATTTATTGGGCCTATTTGAATTCGGTGCCAGACTGCAAAATACAGGTTCTGGAATTGCCGCAAAAGGAGGGCTGAAAGGTTCATTCTTCACTGGGTTGCTTGCCGTAATTGTAGCCACTCCCTGTACTGCGCCCTTTATGGCCGGTGCTGTGGGGTATGCCTTGGCGCAGCCCGCTTTGGTCACGATTGCGGTGTTTATGGCCTTGGCCATTGGATTTGCCTTGCCGTTTTTAATCATGGCTTATGTCCCCGGATTATTAAAAGCGCTGCCGAAACCTGGGCCTTGGATGGTACGCTTTAAAGAATTTCTTGCCTTTCCAATGTTTGCGGCCGCAATTTGGCTTGTTTGGGTCTTAACTATGCAGGCAGGATCTGGCGGCATGATAGCTATTTTGATTGCTATGCTTTTGGTGGGGTTTGCGCTTTGGTTATTCCGAGTACAAAATTACGTGTCCAAAGGTTTGGCGATTATATTGTGTCTTGCGGCCATCGTTTTATGCCTAACCCTCACGACCGAGAGCGATACGGATACGGTCTTAGAAAAACAGGCGTGGTCCCCAGAGAAGGTAGAGGCTTTGCGGGCAGAGGGTCGCCCCGTCTTTGTGGATTTCACCGCGGCATGGTGCGTGACCTGCAAAGTGAATGAAAAATTGGTTCTGGATAAAGAAAAAACTAAAGCGCTGTTCAAAGAAACCAATACGGCTTTCTTAATAGCTGATTGGACAAACAAGGATGATGTGATTGCCGCTGAGCTTGAATCTTATGGTCGGGCTGGCGTGCCACTATATCTGATGTTTTCGCCCCATGGCTCAAGCGATTCTAACAATTCCGTGAGAGCTGAAGTTTTGCCTCAAGTGTTATCTTATAATGTGTTAAAGACTGCAATTGAGGAAGCCCAGTAA
- a CDS encoding SapC family protein: MAKKPETKADSSVGVTGNVMFYKNPQPLSLEAHKSFGVKPVAKPFEFMADQHFLPMTAPEFGAAAASFPIIFAGENRLPLAVMGIRQNENLFVTDGQYNQDFYMPAFARRFPFVLAADQANDRFVVCVDTDAECVTDKKPTQSFFDKDETSAFTKEAFQFLQNYERDRQATSVMIEDFKKADLFEQKEMNFRGQNPDGSEAPVQKIADYFAISEERLKNLPAETLKEYSDRGYLAVAYAHLVSLGNWQRLVNITLRRSRDEASA, from the coding sequence ATGGCCAAGAAACCAGAAACTAAAGCCGATAGCAGCGTTGGCGTAACGGGTAACGTAATGTTTTACAAAAACCCGCAACCTTTATCTTTGGAAGCTCATAAAAGTTTTGGCGTAAAGCCCGTTGCAAAACCTTTTGAATTTATGGCTGATCAGCACTTCTTGCCTATGACGGCTCCAGAATTTGGTGCAGCAGCTGCGTCATTCCCTATTATCTTTGCAGGTGAAAATCGTTTGCCTTTGGCCGTTATGGGTATCCGCCAAAACGAAAACCTATTCGTGACGGATGGACAGTATAACCAAGATTTCTATATGCCAGCTTTTGCACGCCGTTTCCCATTTGTTTTGGCGGCTGACCAAGCCAATGACCGCTTTGTTGTTTGTGTTGATACAGATGCAGAATGCGTCACAGATAAAAAGCCAACGCAAAGCTTCTTTGATAAAGACGAAACGTCAGCTTTCACAAAAGAAGCCTTCCAGTTCCTGCAAAACTATGAGCGTGATCGCCAAGCAACATCTGTCATGATTGAAGATTTCAAAAAAGCAGACCTTTTTGAGCAAAAAGAAATGAACTTCCGCGGACAAAACCCTGATGGTTCAGAAGCTCCTGTTCAAAAAATCGCAGATTACTTTGCCATTAGCGAAGAGCGTCTAAAGAATTTGCCTGCTGAAACACTCAAAGAATATTCAGACCGTGGTTACTTGGCTGTGGCTTATGCCCATCTTGTTTCCTTGGGGAACTGGCAGCGCCTTGTGAATATTACTTTGCGTCGTTCCAGAGACGAAGCCTCTGCTTAA
- a CDS encoding transcriptional repressor, which translates to MRDNIDTESLSERLSSARNTVTSAGERFTPLREHVLELIISDGGAVKAYDLLDRLSPQLGSPKPPTVYRALDFLSKHGLIHRIEAINAFIACDHKHEGHLAEFFICEACQSVEERHAHDHTNCKPDGFHINRSVVEHYGQCAHCAA; encoded by the coding sequence ATGAGAGACAATATTGATACTGAGAGCCTAAGTGAACGCCTTAGCAGCGCCAGAAACACGGTTACGAGCGCAGGAGAGCGCTTCACCCCTCTGCGAGAACATGTCTTGGAATTGATTATCTCTGATGGCGGGGCCGTGAAAGCCTATGACCTGCTTGACCGATTAAGCCCCCAATTGGGCTCGCCAAAGCCCCCTACAGTATATCGCGCTCTGGACTTCTTATCCAAACACGGCCTCATCCACCGCATAGAAGCCATTAACGCCTTCATAGCCTGTGATCATAAACATGAGGGTCATCTGGCCGAGTTTTTCATATGCGAAGCCTGTCAATCCGTTGAAGAGCGTCATGCGCATGATCATACAAATTGCAAACCAGACGGATTTCACATCAATCGAAGCGTCGTCGAACATTATGGGCAATGCGCCCATTGCGCAGCTTAA
- a CDS encoding thioesterase family protein, whose protein sequence is MPFTLTWAGECSAWECDELGHLNMRHYVYKTAQARAGLIIRMGLPDAFKNDANSTVRVRDFHIKYQAEARPGDALKIESGLISLDETTAKLCHIMYHYDGRIAATVVETVEHIYIHEIRAFNWPSRVKEAAPRFLVELPAPAKPRNIDLTKEPLKLNLEALLDLGLSVVGAGVFGEEEGNNIGQITPQAYFGRTTSSGGWFHDGWPELHDPNYREAGGMGALLEARAVFHSFPEVGDAYAYVPAFLGADIYTRGIMHNLLNPVTGECYMTSTARGCLFNTKTRKLVKTPPEQVEHLNENVIPQLKG, encoded by the coding sequence ATGCCATTTACATTAACATGGGCGGGTGAGTGTTCAGCATGGGAGTGCGATGAACTGGGCCATCTGAATATGCGGCATTATGTTTATAAAACCGCACAAGCCAGAGCGGGATTGATTATCCGCATGGGCCTTCCTGACGCGTTTAAAAACGATGCAAACAGCACCGTTCGCGTTCGCGACTTTCACATCAAATACCAAGCGGAAGCGCGCCCGGGTGACGCGCTGAAAATTGAAAGCGGACTGATTTCGTTAGATGAAACAACGGCGAAGCTTTGCCATATCATGTATCATTATGACGGACGCATTGCCGCCACAGTCGTCGAGACCGTTGAACATATTTACATCCACGAAATCCGCGCCTTTAATTGGCCCTCGCGCGTAAAAGAAGCGGCTCCTCGATTTTTGGTAGAGTTACCCGCTCCAGCCAAGCCGCGTAATATTGATTTGACGAAAGAGCCTCTCAAGCTCAATTTAGAGGCTTTACTCGATTTAGGGTTATCCGTTGTCGGAGCGGGCGTTTTTGGAGAAGAAGAAGGCAATAATATCGGCCAAATTACGCCGCAGGCTTATTTTGGGCGAACGACGTCCTCAGGCGGATGGTTCCACGATGGTTGGCCCGAATTGCATGATCCAAATTACCGCGAAGCCGGTGGTATGGGCGCCCTACTCGAAGCCAGAGCCGTGTTTCACAGCTTTCCAGAGGTAGGTGATGCTTATGCCTATGTGCCTGCCTTTCTAGGCGCTGATATTTACACACGCGGGATAATGCATAACCTTCTCAACCCTGTGACGGGCGAATGTTACATGACTTCTACGGCTAGAGGCTGTTTGTTCAACACCAAAACTCGGAAATTGGTAAAAACACCACCAGAACAAGTCGAACATCTGAATGAGAATGTCATTCCGCAATTAAAGGGATAA
- a CDS encoding alpha/beta hydrolase, whose product MRRENYDIKGGTLSALHFGDESQPVKLVMLHANGLNAQSYRGLLEPLGVHALSLDLRGHGMTQLPINPKGLRNFYGFRDDVVEFVQNYIEGPVILSGHSLGAVVSMLSAPILKDKMAGYVGFDLPLLSSFLRVVFKMPGGLDFLKSKLPIAVAAGRRRSEFDSLEQAFGRYKDRGIFKGFPDATLRDYVEGGFIPSQNGYKLACNPKWEQSIFPSHDHDLFGAAKQLPLNNTKVVFATSDAPSTAFTRAHMRGVIGKENVERLADTNHMFPLNQPDIARPFLLDAIKRAKV is encoded by the coding sequence ATGCGCCGCGAAAATTATGATATTAAGGGCGGAACACTCTCTGCCCTTCATTTTGGGGATGAAAGCCAGCCCGTTAAACTGGTCATGTTGCATGCAAATGGACTGAATGCCCAATCTTATCGGGGTTTGCTTGAACCCTTAGGGGTGCATGCCCTTTCATTGGATTTGCGCGGTCATGGCATGACCCAATTACCGATTAACCCCAAAGGTCTTCGCAACTTTTATGGCTTTCGGGATGATGTCGTAGAGTTCGTGCAAAACTATATTGAAGGGCCGGTAATTCTGTCGGGCCACTCCCTTGGGGCTGTGGTCTCAATGCTCAGCGCACCGATTTTAAAAGATAAAATGGCGGGCTATGTGGGTTTTGACTTGCCGCTTTTATCCAGTTTCCTACGTGTGGTTTTTAAAATGCCGGGCGGCTTGGATTTTCTAAAATCTAAATTGCCGATAGCCGTTGCTGCGGGGCGTCGCCGCTCTGAATTTGATAGCTTAGAACAGGCTTTTGGGCGCTATAAAGATCGCGGAATATTTAAAGGGTTTCCTGACGCGACCCTGAGGGATTATGTAGAGGGCGGCTTTATCCCTTCCCAGAATGGCTATAAATTGGCCTGCAATCCAAAGTGGGAACAATCTATCTTCCCCTCTCATGACCATGATTTATTTGGCGCGGCCAAACAATTGCCACTCAATAATACGAAAGTTGTGTTTGCGACCTCGGATGCGCCCAGTACAGCGTTTACCCGAGCCCATATGCGCGGCGTGATTGGTAAAGAGAATGTAGAGCGTCTTGCGGATACCAATCATATGTTTCCGCTAAATCAGCCAGATATAGCGCGCCCATTTTTGCTGGACGCGATTAAACGCGCAAAAGTTTAA
- a CDS encoding crotonase/enoyl-CoA hydratase family protein, whose amino-acid sequence MTDLVTYTLNGNVATIAMDDGKANVLSTQMITELNEAFDKAEADDAIVVLTGREGMFSGGFNLKEMQAGPKEAMILTSKGSKLARRIMAFPKPVIALSTGHSIAMGAFLLLACDYRMIADGDYKVGLNETLIGMTMHNFGIEIARYRLAKNYFNRCVINAEIFNPKGAVHAGFIDRIVPAEQMPMAGAMAGQMFGQLNMTAFKGTKLRSRKAVFQILDQAIEDDLDPEKIHAV is encoded by the coding sequence ATGACTGATCTTGTTACTTATACTCTGAACGGCAATGTGGCCACCATCGCTATGGATGATGGCAAGGCCAACGTCCTGTCGACCCAAATGATTACGGAATTGAATGAGGCTTTTGATAAGGCCGAAGCTGATGACGCCATAGTTGTTTTAACGGGCCGCGAAGGCATGTTTTCTGGCGGATTTAATCTTAAGGAAATGCAAGCAGGGCCAAAAGAAGCCATGATTTTGACCTCGAAGGGGTCAAAATTGGCGCGCCGTATAATGGCCTTTCCAAAGCCCGTTATCGCCCTTTCTACGGGGCACTCTATCGCTATGGGGGCTTTCTTATTATTGGCGTGTGATTATCGTATGATAGCAGACGGAGACTATAAGGTGGGGTTGAATGAAACCCTCATTGGGATGACGATGCATAACTTTGGTATTGAAATTGCCCGTTATCGCCTTGCGAAAAACTATTTCAATCGCTGCGTTATTAATGCTGAGATTTTCAATCCAAAGGGCGCTGTGCATGCAGGCTTTATTGACCGTATTGTGCCGGCTGAGCAAATGCCGATGGCCGGAGCAATGGCTGGGCAAATGTTTGGTCAGCTTAATATGACGGCGTTCAAAGGCACGAAATTACGCTCCCGAAAAGCCGTGTTTCAAATCCTTGATCAAGCCATTGAAGATGATCTTGACCCAGAGAAAATTCACGCTGTCTAA